The following are encoded together in the Populus trichocarpa isolate Nisqually-1 chromosome 5, P.trichocarpa_v4.1, whole genome shotgun sequence genome:
- the LOC127905319 gene encoding kinesin-like protein KIN-14S isoform X1, whose product MVSLVDTGETINSEEESVSNRIRQVSPSQGPRLPILQKIINLSDKIQNLKKEHSNLSNQVKTAKDSFLGPNILDTLQKLGNEYELLKKKYLQELSERKRLYNEVIELKGNIRVFCRCRPLNQVEITNGSNYVVEFDSSQDNELQIISSDSSKKQFKFDHVFGPEDNQEAVFAQTKPIVASVLDGYNVCIFEYGQTGTGKTFAMEGSPENRGVNYRTLDELFSREKWHYEIWSFLLV is encoded by the exons GAGAAACTATTAATTCGGAGGAGGAGAGCGTATCTAATAGAATTCGACAAGTTTCCCCATCTCAGGGTCCAAGACTGCCCATTTTgcagaaaattatcaatttaagtGATAAAATTCAG AATTTGAAGAAAGAACACTCAAATCTCTCTAATCAAGTAAAGACTGCCAAGGATTCCTTTCTTGGCCCCAATATTTTAGACACCCTTCAAAAACTCG GTAATGAATATGAACTTCTTAAAAAGAAGTATCTACAAGAGTTGTCTGAGAGGAAGAGGCTTTACAATGAGGTGATTGAGCTTAAAGGGAATATTAGGGTCTTCTGTAGATGCAGACCACTAAATCAAGTCGAAATAACAAATGGTTCGAACTATGTAGTTGAATTTGACTCTTCCCAAGATAATGAGTTGCAGATCATTTCCTCTGATTCTTCCAAAAAGCAATTTAAGTTCGACCATGTTTTTGGGCCTGAGGATAATCAAG AGGCTGTTTTTGCACAAACTAAACCAATAGTCGCTTCAGTTTTGGATGGCTACAATGTCTGCATATTCGAATATGGACAAACTGGAACTGGAAAGACGTTTGCTATGGAGGGCAGCCCAGAAAATAGGGGAGTGAACTACAGAACATTGGATGAGTTGTTCTCAAGAGAGAAGTGGCATTATGAGATATGGTCCTTTTTGTTAGTATGA
- the LOC112327596 gene encoding probable LRR receptor-like serine/threonine-protein kinase At3g47570, with the protein MAHNQNCNMAVPVFCLIFFLMPGASAFVCNFTDCEALLKFKAGITSDPEGYVKDWNEANPFCNWTGVTCHQSLQNRVIDLEIIDMRLEGSISPFLSNLSLLTKLSLQGNNFREEIPTTLGALSRLEYLNMNENQLSGAFPASLHGCQSLKFLDLSVNNLSGVIPEELGWMKKLSFLALSVNNLTGVIPAFLSNLTELTQLQLAVNYFTGQIPVELGVLSRLEILYLHTNFLEGTIPESLSNCTALRAISLIGNRLSGEIPSEMGNKLQNLRMLNFYGNNISGRIPVTFSNLSQITLLDLSINYLEGEVPEELGKLKNLEILYLHSNNLVSNSSLSFLTALTNCSFMKKLHLGSCLFSGSLPASIGNLSKDLYYFNLLNNRIRGEIPDSIGNLSGLVTLQLWYNHLDGTIPATFGKLKLLQRLYLGRNKLQGSIPDEMGQMENLGLLDLANNSITGSIPSSLGNLSQLRYLYLSQNSLSGNIPIKLSQCSLMMQLDLSFNSLQGPLPPEIGVFANLGLSLNLSNNNLDGEIPATIGNLVSVQAIDLSVNRFSGIIPSSVGSCTALEYLNLSKNMIQGTIPESLKQIAYLKVLDLAFNQLTGSVPIWLANDSVMKNFNLSYNRLTGEVSSMGKFKNLSGSTLIGNAGLCGGSALTGLQPCAVQKKRRKLWKWTYYLFAITISCFLLLLVYVVVRVRRFFKKKTDAESEEAILMAFRGRNFTQRELEIATDGFSDAKLLGRGSFGSVYKAWIDDRISFVAVKVLNEDSRRCYKSLKRECQILSGIKHRNLVHMMGSIWNSQFKALILEFVGNGNLEQHLYPESEGGNCRLTLSERLGIAIDIANALEYLQLGCSTQVVHCDLKPQNVLIDDDMVARVADFGIGKVFFADKPAEYSSTASGLRGSVGYIPPEYGQSNEVSVRGDVYSFGIMLLELITRQRPTGEMFTDGLDLRKWVGAATPHHILDVVDMSLKREAHSSGAIEKLKQCCVHVVDAGMMCTEENPQSRPSISLISRELQNLWKQMEFGK; encoded by the exons ATGGCACACAATCAAAACTGCAACATGGCTGTGCCAGTGTTCTGTCTCATCTTTTTTCTCATGCCAGGAGCATCGGCATTTGTTTGCAATTTTACTGATTGTGAAGCTCTTCTCAAATTCAAGGCAGGCATAACAAGTGATCCGGAAGGATACGTCAAGGATTGGAATGAAGCCAATCCTTTCTGTAACTGGACCGGAGTTACATGCCACCAATCTCTCCAAAACCGGGTTATAGATCTTGAGATCATAGACATGCGCTTAGAAGGAAGTATATCGCCATTTCTATCCAATCTTTCTCTTCTCACCAAGCTTTCCTTGCAGGGTAATAATTTCCGTGAAGAAATCCCAACTACCTTGGGAGCTCTCTCACGGTTAGAATATCTGAATATGAATGAAAATCAGCTCTCTGGTGCCTTTCCAGCTTCACTACATGGCTGTCAAAGCTTGAAATTTCTAGACTTGTCTGTTAACAACCTATCTGGGGTCATTCCTGAAGAACTAGGATGGATGAAGAAGCTGAGTTTTTTAGCTCTCTCTGTAAACAACCTCACTGGGGTCATTCCGGCCTTTTTGTCAAACCTGACAGAATTGACACAGCTACAACTGGCTGTGAACTACTTTACTGGGCAAATCCCTGTGGAGCTTGGAGTTTTGAGCAGGCTTGAGATTTTGTATTTGCACACGAACTTTCTTGAGGGAACAATACCTGAATCACTAAGTAATTGCACTGCATTGCGAGCAATTTCATTGATTGGGAATCGATTATCCGGGGAAATCCCTTCAGAAATGGGGAACAAGCTCCAAAACTTGCGGATGTTGAATTTTTATGGCAACAATATTTCTGGTAGGATTCCAGTGACATTCTCAAATCTTTCACAGATAACACTGCTTGATTTGAGTATCAATTACTTGGAGGGTGAAGTTCCCGAGGAACTGGGGAAGTTGAAGAACCTTGAGATTCTTTACCTCCATAGCAACAACCTGGTTAGCAATTCTTCTCTCAGTTTTCTTACTGCTCTCACAAACTGTTCATTTATGAAGAAACTGCACTTGGGCTCCTGTTTATTTTCGGGGAGTTTACCTGCTTCCATTGGAAATCTTTCCAAAGACCTCTACTATTTCAATCTTTTGAATAACCGTATAAGAGGAGAGATTCCAGATAGTATTGGAAACTTGAGTGGCCTCGTGACCCTACAACTGTGGTACAATCACCTGGACGGGACAATTCCAGCAACTTTTGGAAAGCTGAAGCTGTTGCAAAGACTATATTTGGGGAGAAACAAGCTACAAGGTTCCATTCCAGATGAAATGGGGCAGATGGAAAACCTTGGCTTACTTGATCTTGCCAATAATTCCATAACCGGGTCAATCCCTAGTTCACTTGGTAACCTCTCACAGTTGAGATACCTTTACCTATCTCAGAACAGCTTATCAGGAAATATTCCCATCAAACTCAGCCAGTGCTCTCTCATGATGCAGCTGGATTTATCTTTTAACAGCTTGCAGGGGCCTCTTCCACCAGAAATTGGAGTTTTTGCTAACTTGGGGCTGTCCCTCAACCTTTCAAATAACAATCTAGACGGGGAAATTCCAGCAACTATTGGAAATCTGGTATCTGTACAAGCTATTGACTTATCGGTGAACAGATTTTCTGGCATTATACCAAGTTCAGTTGGAAGTTGTACGGCTTTGGAGTACTTGAACCTATCCAAGAACATGATTCAAGGTACAATTCCAGAGTCATTGAAACAAATTGCATATTTAAAAGTACTGGATTTGGCTTTTAATCAATTAACAGGCAGCGTTCCAATCTGGCTAGCCAATGACTCAGTGATGAAGAATTTCAACCTGTCGTATAATAGATTAACTGGAGAAGTTTCAAGTATGGGAAAGTTTAAAAATCTTAGTGGAAGCACATTGATAGGAAATGCAGGCCTGTGTGGTGGTTCTGCGCTAACGGGACTCCAGCCATGTGcagttcaaaagaaaaggaggaagtTATGGAAATGGACCTATTACTTGTTCGCAATTACTATTAGCTGCTTTTTACTGCTCTTGGTATATGTCGTGGTCCGTGTTAGACgattctttaaaaagaaaactgatGCAGAATCTGAAGAGGCAATTCTGATGGCTTTCAGAGGACGAAATTTCACTCAAAGAGAGCTCGAAATTGCAACGGACGGGTTCAGTGATGCCAAACTCTTGGGGAGAGGAAGCTTTGGGTCAGTTTATAAAGCTTGGATTGATGATAGAATATCTTTTGTCGCGGTTAAGGTTCTAAATGAAGACAGCAGGCGGTGTTACAAAAGCCTAAAAAGGGAGTGCCAAATACTGTCAGGAATTAAGCATCGGAATCTGGTTCATATGATGGGATCAATCTGGAATTCACAGTTCAAGGCTCTCATCCTTGAGTTTGTAGGTAATGGAAACTTGGAACAGCATCTTTATCCTGAGTCCGAGGGAGGAAACTGTCGATTGACGTTGAGTGAAAGATTAGGAATAGCAATAGATATTGCAAATGCCTTGGAGTATCTTCAATTGGGTTGCTCAACTCAAGTTGTGCACTGTGATCTGAAACCACAAAATGTTCTTATTGATGATGATATGGTGGCCCGTGTTGCGGACTTTGGAATTGGAAAGGTCTTTTTTGCTGATAAACCAGCTGAATATTCTTCTACAGCAAGTGGCCTGCGAGGATCTGTTGGCTATATCCCTCCAG AATATGGACAGAGTAATGAAGTATCAGTTAGAGGAGACGTATACAGCTTCGGTATCATGCTGCTGGAATTGATAACAAGGCAAAGACCAACAGGAGAAATGTTCACAGACGGGCTTGATCTAAGGAAGTGGGTGGGTGCCGCAACCCCTCATCATATTTTGGATGTGGTAGACATGTCATTGAAGCGAGAGGCACATTCAAGTGGTGCAATAGAGAAGCTAAAGCAATGCTGTGTTCATGTGGTCGATGCAGGAATGATGTGCACAGAAGAGAATCCACAAAGCCGTCCTTCCATATCTTTGATCTCCAGAGAGCTCCAAAACCTTTGGAAACAGATGGAATTTGGGAAATGA